A section of the Opitutaceae bacterium genome encodes:
- a CDS encoding TonB-dependent receptor plug domain-containing protein, with the protein MKPKLSLTLLAALLGVLSGNDSHAQAKSTDTPPDKPDVIQLSPFEVTESTTGYLATNTMSGTRLNSSLEDLASSISVVTKQQMEDFAMLDINDIFAYEAGAEGAGTYTEFSIDRNGRVTDRVLSDRESANRVRGIGSANITRSGFATSGRVPVDPIDIDAVEISRGPNSSIFGLGEGSGTVNMVASSANLNRAISTTQLRFDDTGGWRTSLDLNRALIPGKLAARISAVYQHDEYHQKPSGYNTRRLNAMMRVQPFKWTSLRASFQSYLADGTRANTLTPRDGVSYWRDLGSPTWDPVTQIATINGVATPFTGTTNPPGLGNQNRPGPVLFVDNGGIKLWEISRMPGATATNGPSSIAGVNRLLESIAEPVRDGRPLFAVVRGISDRSIFDYANINLAGPNYQREEVATSTIEFEQFLLDTGRHTAAFQFAWQREDADRTRKTTVGSTTPVGTSGYLYVDPNSRLLDGSANPFFLKPYLGIAEPVWTETPYEQDSYRAQLAYILDLTKEKSKWLRFLGKQQVLGYYEERKSKNHVYRFRDAMISDHPIYAPAGQPKGNQANTNGFVTSQLATRPYYHYYVGDANGQNVDYAPSRAEYGNYNFVWYDPIAKKWVTDPATFGQAGITEASAGENADSTVNLIQTKGAMLQSTFFGGRLVTTFGRRHDQSGNKRQNRAFLMPNGYDFDYARMDGWRGDWDIREGDTKTSGAVVRPFRDWGYIENASNGTGWTAKLASVLQGTGLYYNQSNSFRPEDPAINILQQVLPNPTSNGKDYGRVQK; encoded by the coding sequence ATGAAACCCAAACTATCCCTCACCCTGCTCGCCGCATTGCTCGGCGTGCTTTCAGGAAACGACTCTCACGCGCAGGCAAAGTCAACCGACACACCACCCGATAAGCCGGATGTCATCCAGCTCTCCCCATTCGAGGTGACGGAATCGACAACCGGCTACCTCGCGACGAACACCATGTCCGGCACCCGGCTCAATTCCAGCCTCGAGGATCTCGCCTCTTCGATCTCGGTTGTCACCAAGCAGCAGATGGAGGACTTCGCGATGCTCGATATAAACGACATCTTCGCCTATGAGGCAGGGGCCGAAGGTGCGGGCACTTACACGGAGTTCTCGATCGATCGCAACGGCCGCGTCACTGACCGCGTGCTGTCTGATCGCGAGTCCGCAAATCGAGTCCGCGGCATTGGCTCCGCAAACATCACGCGATCCGGTTTCGCCACCAGCGGCAGGGTGCCTGTCGACCCCATCGACATTGACGCCGTCGAAATCAGCCGAGGTCCCAATTCCAGCATCTTCGGCCTCGGCGAAGGCTCGGGCACGGTGAACATGGTCGCGTCCTCCGCCAACCTGAACCGGGCGATCTCGACCACACAGCTCCGTTTCGACGACACTGGCGGGTGGCGCACGTCGCTCGATCTCAACCGCGCGCTCATTCCGGGGAAACTCGCCGCCCGCATCAGCGCCGTCTACCAGCACGACGAATATCACCAGAAGCCCTCCGGCTACAATACACGGCGGCTCAACGCGATGATGCGTGTCCAGCCCTTCAAGTGGACCTCGCTGCGCGCCTCCTTCCAGTCGTACCTGGCGGACGGCACCCGGGCCAATACCCTGACTCCCCGTGATGGAGTCTCCTACTGGCGCGATCTCGGCAGCCCCACATGGGATCCGGTCACCCAGATCGCCACAATCAACGGCGTCGCCACACCCTTCACGGGCACGACAAATCCCCCGGGGCTCGGCAATCAGAACAGGCCCGGGCCGGTTCTCTTCGTCGACAACGGAGGAATCAAGCTCTGGGAAATCAGCCGGATGCCCGGCGCCACCGCCACCAACGGTCCCAGCAGCATCGCAGGAGTCAACCGCCTCCTCGAGAGCATAGCGGAGCCGGTTCGCGATGGGCGGCCCCTGTTCGCGGTCGTCCGAGGCATCTCCGATCGCTCGATCTTCGACTACGCAAACATCAATCTCGCCGGTCCCAATTATCAACGGGAGGAGGTTGCAACATCGACGATCGAGTTCGAACAGTTCCTCCTCGACACTGGCCGCCATACGGCTGCGTTCCAGTTTGCCTGGCAGAGGGAGGACGCCGACCGCACCCGCAAGACCACCGTGGGCTCAACCACGCCCGTGGGCACAAGCGGCTACCTCTACGTCGATCCCAACAGCCGCCTGCTCGACGGCAGTGCCAATCCCTTCTTCCTGAAACCTTATCTCGGCATCGCTGAACCGGTCTGGACCGAAACACCCTACGAACAGGACAGCTACCGCGCACAGCTCGCCTACATCCTCGATTTGACGAAGGAAAAGTCGAAATGGCTCCGGTTTCTTGGGAAGCAGCAGGTGCTCGGATACTATGAAGAGCGCAAGTCCAAGAATCACGTCTATCGTTTTCGCGATGCGATGATCTCGGACCATCCGATCTACGCGCCCGCAGGCCAGCCGAAGGGAAACCAGGCCAACACCAACGGATTCGTCACCTCCCAACTGGCCACCCGACCCTATTACCACTACTATGTGGGAGACGCCAACGGCCAGAATGTGGACTACGCTCCTTCGCGGGCCGAGTATGGAAACTACAATTTTGTCTGGTATGATCCGATCGCAAAGAAGTGGGTGACTGACCCGGCGACTTTCGGCCAGGCCGGCATCACGGAGGCAAGCGCGGGTGAAAATGCCGATTCTACGGTCAATCTGATCCAGACGAAGGGGGCCATGCTGCAGAGCACCTTCTTCGGAGGCCGCCTCGTAACCACTTTCGGACGCCGTCATGACCAAAGCGGAAACAAGCGCCAGAACCGGGCGTTCCTCATGCCCAATGGTTACGATTTCGACTATGCGAGAATGGACGGCTGGCGTGGAGACTGGGATATCCGCGAGGGCGACACAAAGACGAGCGGCGCAGTGGTGCGGCCGTTCCGCGACTGGGGATACATTGAAAATGCCAGCAACGGAACCGGATGGACGGCCAAACTTGCCTCCGTGTTGCAGGGCACGGGCCTGTACTACAACCAGTCCAACAGCTTCCGTCCCGAGGATCCGGCCATCAATATCCTCCAGCAGGTTTTGCCCAACCCCACCTCAAACGGGAAGGACTATGGGCGTGTGCAAAAATAA
- a CDS encoding FecR domain-containing protein, giving the protein MTPRPFPSSDDAHAIERAAAEWTLQLRAGLNDDQQQEFIEWLQRDDRHPAVFAEMDKTSRLLDQLRESPPLATNVIPFETSAIPEPVSQSRRRGGVIALSIAAACLMIAGGIFSLRPDRAPQNYTASLATEIGATRTMQMPDGSVLRLNTDSLVEVAYTAAERRVNLKRGEAFFSVAKNPQRPFWVDVGAVSVRAVGTAFNVRYRPSSVEVLVKEGKVSLKQAVAAKAAPTNTAAEEKSDPVSAHLLVAGEQATVSLPANDTREAPIVRVATLPAERLESTLAWQEGRLEFSDTPLADVVTEFNRYNRSQIVIGDASLGAELFGGSFAPHGYDAFIEVLEQSFGIVAERQGDEILLRRNPIAAR; this is encoded by the coding sequence ATGACACCCCGTCCATTCCCGTCCTCCGATGATGCCCACGCGATTGAACGCGCAGCGGCAGAATGGACATTGCAGCTGCGGGCAGGATTGAACGACGACCAGCAGCAGGAATTCATTGAATGGCTGCAGCGCGATGACCGGCATCCTGCGGTCTTCGCGGAGATGGACAAGACTTCCCGCCTCCTGGACCAGCTCCGGGAGTCCCCACCGCTCGCAACCAACGTCATTCCATTCGAGACTTCGGCCATCCCCGAACCTGTTTCGCAGTCCAGACGCCGCGGCGGGGTCATCGCGCTATCCATCGCCGCGGCCTGCCTGATGATCGCCGGCGGAATTTTCAGCCTGCGGCCGGATCGCGCGCCACAGAACTACACCGCATCGCTGGCAACAGAGATTGGAGCCACGCGAACCATGCAGATGCCGGACGGTTCCGTGCTAAGACTGAACACCGACAGCCTGGTTGAGGTGGCTTACACTGCGGCGGAAAGGCGTGTTAATCTCAAACGGGGCGAGGCATTCTTTTCGGTGGCGAAGAATCCCCAGCGACCCTTCTGGGTCGACGTCGGCGCGGTTTCCGTTCGTGCAGTTGGCACCGCATTCAACGTGCGCTACCGTCCCAGCTCCGTCGAGGTCCTCGTCAAGGAAGGCAAAGTCAGCCTGAAACAGGCGGTTGCGGCAAAGGCCGCGCCAACCAACACTGCTGCCGAAGAGAAAAGTGATCCTGTTTCCGCACATCTGCTCGTCGCCGGCGAGCAGGCCACCGTTTCCCTTCCCGCCAATGACACACGCGAAGCTCCCATCGTACGGGTCGCCACATTGCCCGCAGAACGCCTGGAGAGCACCCTGGCCTGGCAGGAGGGCAGGCTCGAGTTTTCCGACACGCCTCTCGCGGACGTCGTCACTGAATTCAATCGCTACAATCGCAGCCAGATCGTGATCGGCGATGCGTCACTGGGCGCCGAACTGTTCGGTGGGAGCTTTGCACCGCACGGCTACGACGCCTTCATCGAAGTGCTTGAGCAGAGCTTTGGCATAGTCGCCGAACGCCAGGGCGATGAGATACTTTTGCGACGGAATCCGATCGCGGCGCGATAG
- a CDS encoding RNA polymerase sigma factor has translation MSSQDLETARWFEEEVRPHANALRAWLRARFPSLVDPDDLVQESYLRLLRARGAGAIANTRAFLFTTARNVALDLVRRNRVVSTEPLVSGEPSYVLAEGSDVAEQVSRSQEIEILREAIRQLPARCREIMTLQRIQGLSNRQIAERLGLSIHTVNAQMVIGLMRCRTYLSERGVLGRVP, from the coding sequence GTGTCATCCCAAGATCTGGAAACCGCCCGCTGGTTCGAAGAGGAAGTCCGTCCTCATGCCAACGCCCTGCGCGCGTGGCTGCGGGCGCGATTTCCCTCGCTGGTTGATCCGGACGATTTGGTTCAGGAATCCTACCTGCGGCTGCTCCGCGCCCGCGGTGCCGGGGCGATAGCGAATACCCGGGCCTTTCTTTTCACAACGGCGCGCAATGTCGCCCTTGATCTGGTGCGCCGAAACCGCGTGGTCTCAACCGAGCCCTTAGTTAGCGGGGAGCCCTCGTACGTCTTAGCTGAAGGAAGCGACGTTGCAGAGCAGGTCAGCCGCTCGCAGGAGATTGAGATTCTGCGCGAGGCAATCCGCCAGCTGCCCGCCCGCTGCCGCGAAATCATGACCTTGCAGAGGATTCAGGGGCTCTCCAATCGCCAGATCGCCGAACGTCTGGGACTCTCCATCCATACGGTGAATGCACAGATGGTCATCGGTCTCATGCGCTGCCGCACCTACCTGAGCGAGCGGGGCGTGCTGGGGAGAGTCCCGTGA
- a CDS encoding HRDC domain-containing protein yields MKLHFLPLPVRRLLGVRVPSPKPAFHLLDQPGSLGPLIAALDRVDEVTLDTEADNMYHYKTRICLLQFFVDGEIFLVDALAPGVDTKKIWPRLARKHLVMHGSDFDLRLLHSACGFRAKSIFDTMLAAQLLGRQRVGLASLLEEHFGVALDKTGQKANWSKRPITPKLRDYAARDVAHLPALRDLLTRELVKRDRLEWLDQQCRRQIDAGSEGFAPPDENDWRIGKSERLRGKGLTVLHAVWHWREQTAQRLDVPPFKVCSNDVLIHYAQAAEDGGGEAAILAAHHLGRRHDRLITSLTAAVRSGLQRDPHSLPRRRGRDPSHVPLTPEEMSLQDRLKAERDRVAAKLEIEPTLIANRSQLAQIARTPDRIGDVLLPWQAGLISVPSE; encoded by the coding sequence ATGAAACTGCATTTTCTTCCGCTGCCTGTGCGCCGATTGCTTGGCGTCAGGGTTCCGTCTCCCAAACCAGCCTTTCATCTGCTCGATCAACCCGGTTCGCTTGGACCCTTGATCGCCGCGCTGGACCGGGTGGATGAGGTGACGCTCGATACGGAGGCGGACAACATGTATCACTACAAAACGCGGATCTGCCTGCTGCAGTTCTTCGTCGATGGGGAGATTTTTCTCGTGGACGCTCTGGCGCCAGGTGTGGACACGAAGAAAATCTGGCCGCGTCTGGCGCGCAAACATCTGGTGATGCACGGCAGCGACTTTGACCTGCGCCTGCTTCACTCGGCATGCGGCTTTCGCGCAAAGAGCATTTTCGACACCATGCTTGCGGCACAGTTGCTCGGCAGGCAGCGGGTGGGTCTCGCCTCGCTTCTTGAGGAGCATTTTGGCGTCGCATTGGACAAGACGGGCCAGAAGGCAAACTGGTCGAAGCGTCCGATTACACCCAAGCTTCGGGACTACGCCGCCCGCGACGTCGCCCATCTGCCCGCTCTTCGTGATCTGCTCACGCGGGAGTTGGTGAAACGAGATCGATTGGAATGGCTGGACCAGCAGTGCCGGCGTCAGATCGATGCGGGCTCCGAAGGTTTCGCGCCGCCTGACGAGAATGACTGGCGCATTGGAAAGTCGGAACGTTTGCGCGGCAAGGGCCTGACCGTGCTGCATGCCGTCTGGCACTGGCGGGAGCAGACCGCGCAGCGCCTCGATGTGCCGCCTTTCAAGGTGTGTTCGAACGACGTGCTGATTCACTATGCGCAGGCGGCGGAGGATGGCGGCGGTGAGGCGGCGATTCTGGCCGCGCACCATCTGGGAAGGCGCCATGACCGGCTCATCACCTCGCTCACCGCCGCGGTGCGCTCGGGGCTTCAACGCGATCCGCATTCGTTGCCAAGACGCCGGGGGCGCGATCCCAGCCATGTTCCGCTGACGCCTGAGGAGATGTCGCTTCAGGACCGTCTGAAGGCCGAAAGGGACCGGGTGGCAGCGAAGCTTGAGATTGAACCGACGCTCATCGCCAACCGCAGCCAGCTCGCACAGATTGCGCGCACTCCGGACAGGATCGGCGATGTGCTGCTGCCCTGGCAGGCCGGGCTAATTTCGGTGCCATCGGAGTAG
- a CDS encoding immunoglobulin domain-containing protein, translated as MTLSHAFQRRFVWFNVPAMLLVALLQRMPALRFGSFSFAAATLSPASAILRSVFTSAAALGAVHTLAGATQLATTSPSPLNVSVGANVTIGFAITGTTSGADSWTHSGSVPPGLSFSGLDSETLKLTGVATTTGSYTFSVQAHDAIGGDTTNYPFTINVSGPASVAPSISSQPATTVVNVGGTLTLSVTASGTPAPSYQWRRNGRALSGETSSVLTRSNAGPDVAGVYTVAVSNSEGTVRSIGAIVAVSTAELFAGPAFSDPSWRTINHPNGNVYTQVLLTGPAATVTADPGKTTRISYIDLQDDIVQLEFSGPGSLTVTLDNASGPALPAKYNQNVQYMKGHASVILQGTGPNSFFSAFSIGRLTAVNQALFKDGETYDGHADLARLAIQSPTNQFAGLFIGNGAFNDIAGDTGIYAPGVSFSFNIRVRDISAFDNARPVLLLGGTPNPENGLRILGGDLEQPNARAIEVSGVGKVLMSAGTDSHNRFEPAQNNKGRLESNGTDVTTVLIVNPTP; from the coding sequence ATGACACTTTCCCACGCCTTTCAACGCCGCTTTGTCTGGTTCAACGTTCCCGCAATGCTGCTGGTCGCCTTGCTTCAACGCATGCCGGCGCTTCGTTTCGGATCGTTCTCATTCGCTGCAGCCACCCTCTCTCCAGCAAGTGCGATTCTCCGCTCAGTGTTCACCAGCGCCGCAGCACTTGGCGCGGTTCACACGCTCGCCGGCGCGACGCAGCTCGCCACGACGTCGCCAAGCCCGCTGAACGTCTCCGTGGGTGCGAATGTCACGATCGGCTTCGCAATCACAGGCACGACGTCGGGCGCTGACTCATGGACACACAGTGGTTCGGTGCCGCCGGGCCTTTCCTTCAGCGGACTGGATTCCGAGACGCTGAAACTTACCGGCGTTGCGACAACCACGGGAAGCTACACGTTTTCTGTCCAGGCACACGATGCCATAGGGGGCGACACGACCAACTATCCGTTCACCATCAATGTGTCGGGACCAGCCAGCGTCGCGCCCTCCATTTCCTCCCAGCCCGCGACGACCGTCGTTAATGTCGGAGGCACGCTGACTCTGTCGGTGACCGCGAGCGGCACACCCGCACCTTCCTACCAATGGCGGAGAAATGGTCGAGCATTGAGCGGGGAGACGAGTTCCGTTCTGACCCGCAGCAACGCCGGTCCCGATGTCGCCGGCGTCTACACGGTCGCGGTCAGCAACTCGGAAGGCACCGTGAGAAGCATCGGCGCCATCGTTGCAGTTTCCACCGCGGAGCTCTTTGCGGGGCCCGCCTTCTCCGATCCTTCCTGGCGGACAATCAATCATCCGAATGGCAACGTCTACACGCAGGTGCTGCTGACGGGCCCGGCTGCAACCGTCACGGCGGATCCGGGAAAAACCACCCGAATCTCGTACATTGATCTTCAGGACGACATTGTTCAGTTGGAGTTCTCCGGACCCGGCTCCCTGACTGTGACTCTCGACAATGCATCCGGCCCTGCACTGCCCGCAAAGTACAATCAAAACGTGCAGTACATGAAGGGCCACGCCTCCGTCATTCTCCAGGGAACAGGACCCAACTCATTCTTCTCCGCATTCTCCATTGGCCGCTTGACCGCGGTGAATCAGGCACTGTTCAAGGACGGCGAAACCTACGACGGCCATGCGGACCTCGCACGCCTGGCGATCCAGAGCCCCACCAATCAGTTTGCGGGTCTCTTCATCGGAAATGGCGCGTTCAATGACATCGCCGGCGACACCGGCATCTATGCGCCCGGCGTCTCATTTTCCTTTAACATTCGTGTGCGCGACATCAGTGCGTTCGACAACGCCCGCCCCGTTCTCCTGCTCGGGGGCACTCCCAATCCGGAGAACGGTCTGCGTATTCTCGGCGGAGATCTCGAGCAGCCGAATGCCCGGGCCATCGAAGTTTCAGGCGTCGGCAAGGTGCTGATGTCAGCCGGCACTGACTCCCACAATCGCTTTGAGCCGGCGCAAAACAACAAGGGCCGCCTTGAAAGCAACGGTACGGACGTGACGACGGTCCTGATCGTCAATCCCACTCCGTAG
- a CDS encoding HAMP domain-containing histidine kinase has protein sequence MNPAPADARFRAVGYRIRVMITIMLVVTALTAIAIVLAEHALTQRVEEQLRQSFQSEMANLHRSQELRQAALLERVRTLVRRARIHAAIEDDALDLLYPSAKDELRDVMDLGRDSESGPRAGHSLRARFYRFLDRNGKLIPALTASGAGTLTTADAFRLELPQPPAYSVQIGYIDRHEADGSTSLAEVIAAPIVSFEHGDVIAALVLGFDASALAVRTPGEELRRGLWFGDRLHMESISTEQRSALAATIRQALRAGMFPENGLRQTFAGEAHLVLVRQLNAGSLYPPAHDVYVYPLSTLAAQKSRVRWQVIGVGFLLLAAGLTTSHFLSRRLTLPVERLADDSAQNRVGREKAEAALKSTHEELQRAARFSADASHQLKTPVAVLRAGLEELRLNSELAPETVDEISALIHQTYRLSGVIEDLLLLSRMDAGRLKLNFRPVDISLVIDAALDDLGVQPEVASLTIESNYPRSLAVSGDRKYIALILQNLLDNARKYNRPKGRISVSAHQESDAIRVRIGNTGPAISGEGQSHIFERFHRAAIGENIPGYGLGLNLARELARLHRGDLRLLQSSEDWTMFEVCFQAEHPSATSTRPA, from the coding sequence GTGAACCCCGCCCCCGCCGACGCGCGATTCCGAGCTGTCGGCTACCGCATCCGGGTGATGATCACAATCATGCTCGTGGTCACGGCGCTGACCGCGATCGCCATCGTCCTGGCCGAGCATGCGCTGACGCAGCGGGTGGAGGAGCAGCTGCGGCAGTCCTTCCAGAGCGAGATGGCGAACCTGCATCGCTCGCAGGAGCTGCGCCAGGCCGCGCTGCTTGAACGCGTGCGCACGCTCGTGCGCCGGGCACGGATCCACGCAGCGATCGAGGATGACGCCCTGGATCTCCTGTATCCAAGCGCCAAGGACGAACTCCGGGATGTCATGGATTTGGGCCGCGACAGTGAATCCGGGCCCCGGGCGGGTCATTCCCTGCGCGCCAGATTCTATCGCTTCCTGGATCGCAACGGGAAACTTATTCCCGCTCTCACAGCCAGCGGAGCCGGCACTCTCACGACCGCGGATGCCTTCAGGCTCGAGCTTCCCCAGCCGCCTGCGTATTCCGTTCAAATCGGCTACATCGACCGGCATGAGGCGGACGGCTCCACGTCACTCGCGGAAGTCATAGCCGCGCCGATAGTCTCGTTTGAACACGGGGACGTAATCGCCGCGCTCGTGCTCGGTTTTGACGCCAGCGCGCTGGCAGTGCGCACACCCGGAGAGGAGCTCCGGCGCGGGCTCTGGTTCGGAGACAGGTTGCACATGGAGTCGATCAGCACGGAGCAGAGGTCCGCACTGGCCGCCACGATCCGGCAAGCGCTTCGTGCAGGAATGTTTCCGGAAAACGGCCTCCGCCAAACCTTCGCGGGTGAGGCCCACCTGGTTCTTGTCAGGCAGCTCAATGCGGGATCCCTTTACCCTCCCGCTCATGACGTCTACGTGTACCCCTTGTCCACACTGGCCGCGCAGAAGTCGCGCGTGCGATGGCAGGTGATCGGCGTTGGATTTCTTCTTCTCGCCGCAGGGCTGACGACAAGTCACTTTCTCTCCCGCAGGCTGACCCTGCCCGTTGAGCGCCTCGCCGACGACTCGGCCCAGAATCGAGTCGGTCGGGAAAAGGCCGAAGCCGCGCTGAAATCGACGCACGAGGAGCTCCAGCGCGCGGCGCGGTTTTCCGCGGACGCCTCGCACCAGTTGAAAACACCCGTCGCCGTTCTCCGCGCGGGGCTGGAAGAGCTGCGGTTGAACAGCGAACTCGCACCGGAGACAGTCGACGAAATCAGCGCTCTCATCCACCAGACCTATCGACTGTCGGGCGTGATCGAGGATCTCCTGCTCCTGTCCCGCATGGATGCGGGCCGGCTCAAACTCAACTTCCGACCCGTTGACATCAGCCTTGTCATTGATGCCGCCCTCGACGACCTGGGTGTGCAGCCGGAGGTCGCGAGCCTGACCATCGAATCCAACTACCCGCGAAGCCTCGCTGTTTCAGGAGACCGGAAGTACATTGCCCTCATCCTCCAGAACCTGCTCGACAACGCCCGCAAATACAACCGCCCGAAAGGCCGCATCAGTGTCTCGGCGCATCAGGAGAGCGACGCCATCCGCGTCAGAATAGGCAACACCGGACCCGCAATCAGTGGCGAAGGGCAGAGTCACATCTTCGAGCGGTTCCATCGCGCCGCGATTGGCGAAAACATCCCCGGCTACGGGCTCGGTTTGAATCTGGCCAGGGAACTCGCGAGGCTTCACCGTGGGGACCTGCGCCTGCTTCAATCCTCGGAGGATTGGACAATGTTTGAAGTGTGCTTCCAGGCGGAGCATCCTTCCGCCACATCCACCAGGCCTGCATGA
- a CDS encoding response regulator transcription factor, with protein sequence MHVLIIEDEAELARHVSRALIRTGHLATIRHDGREGLAAALSLLPDLIVLDLGLPGMDGFSLLAELRRRGNPSRVIILTARGEVELRVKGLKAGADDYLPKPFSLDELIARIEAMGRRGMASAPSDILKTADLVMDVPHRRITRAGETITLSPREFELLQVLMQEPGRYFSRTELCERVWQREHTYDTRTVEIFITRLRKKIDLPFSAPLIHTMRGVGYSVCENHEAGRVQQSMKTPESTEPTRSPPQPRSR encoded by the coding sequence ATGCATGTCCTGATCATAGAGGATGAGGCGGAACTCGCCCGGCATGTTTCACGGGCGCTCATCCGCACCGGGCATCTCGCCACGATCCGCCACGACGGCAGGGAGGGCCTCGCGGCCGCATTGAGTCTGCTGCCCGACCTGATCGTGCTGGATCTTGGACTTCCGGGCATGGACGGTTTCTCCCTCCTTGCGGAATTGCGGCGCCGGGGAAATCCCAGCCGGGTCATCATTCTAACCGCTCGCGGCGAGGTCGAACTCCGAGTGAAGGGCCTCAAAGCCGGCGCCGACGACTATCTGCCGAAACCATTCTCACTCGACGAACTCATCGCGCGCATTGAAGCCATGGGGCGCCGCGGCATGGCTTCAGCGCCATCCGACATCCTCAAAACCGCGGATCTTGTCATGGACGTTCCTCATCGCCGCATCACCCGCGCAGGCGAAACCATCACGCTGTCCCCGCGCGAATTTGAGCTGCTTCAGGTTCTCATGCAGGAACCCGGCCGCTATTTCTCCCGCACGGAACTCTGTGAAAGAGTATGGCAGCGTGAACACACCTACGACACCAGGACAGTCGAGATATTCATCACGCGGCTCCGCAAGAAGATCGACCTGCCCTTCTCGGCTCCATTGATACACACCATGCGGGGGGTCGGTTATTCCGTGTGCGAGAATCACGAGGCCGGGCGCGTGCAACAAAGCATGAAAACGCCCGAATCAACCGAACCCACGCGCAGCCCTCCGCAACCCCGTTCCCGGTGA
- a CDS encoding DUF4266 domain-containing protein, which translates to MNRPSIDRIALLVLAAIAAVLASGCTTTTVQPWERGTLASYAMRPDRDPLATAMNEHIYFSRESTTGGRGVGGSGCGCN; encoded by the coding sequence ATGAATCGTCCATCCATCGATCGGATCGCCCTCCTTGTGCTGGCTGCCATCGCCGCCGTGCTCGCGTCCGGATGCACGACCACGACGGTCCAGCCCTGGGAACGCGGCACGCTGGCGAGCTACGCCATGCGGCCGGACCGCGATCCGCTGGCCACCGCGATGAACGAACACATCTACTTCTCCCGTGAATCAACGACTGGAGGGAGGGGAGTCGGCGGCAGCGGGTGCGGATGCAACTGA
- a CDS encoding TlpA family protein disulfide reductase: MNSPTRQLSERIASRFMSIIRTLFALALLTSVLPLAGSLHAELKVGDAMPLWGSYDLNSTTIPPTEGKVVLLDFWASWCVPCKASFAAYSRLQGEFRDAGLVVIAVGVDDSPAAYNAFVQRLKPSFAVVHDRIQSLVKAVKVQSMPTAYVIGRDGRVRSIHVGYFGQKSENQLRDEISAFLKEKPPAS; the protein is encoded by the coding sequence ATGAACTCCCCGACCCGTCAATTGTCTGAAAGGATCGCCTCGCGCTTCATGTCGATCATTCGAACCCTTTTCGCTCTTGCACTCCTGACATCAGTCCTGCCCTTGGCCGGCTCGCTCCACGCCGAGCTGAAGGTGGGCGATGCCATGCCTCTCTGGGGAAGCTACGACCTCAACTCAACGACCATTCCACCCACAGAGGGAAAGGTCGTCCTGCTGGATTTCTGGGCCTCGTGGTGCGTGCCCTGCAAGGCCTCCTTCGCGGCATACTCGCGGCTTCAAGGCGAGTTTCGCGACGCAGGATTGGTTGTCATAGCTGTCGGCGTGGATGACTCGCCCGCCGCCTACAATGCATTTGTCCAGCGACTCAAGCCCAGCTTCGCCGTGGTACATGACCGCATTCAATCCCTGGTCAAAGCGGTGAAGGTGCAATCCATGCCCACAGCATATGTCATCGGCCGCGACGGCAGGGTGCGGTCAATTCATGTCGGCTACTTTGGCCAGAAGTCCGAGAATCAACTCCGGGACGAGATATCCGCATTCCTCAAGGAGAAGCCCCCAGCCTCATGA